The DNA window GAAGAGCATCGGCCCGGACAGCGAGGCCACCGGGCTCGGCCAGCAGGACAGCGCCCAGTCCACCTCATCTTCCGCCGAGGGCCGCAGCTCCACGGCGACGGCCGTCGGATGGAAAGCGGTGACGGCGCGCCGCGCCTCCCGCGCGAAGATCGGGTCGAAGTGGCAGGACGGCACGCCGAGGAGGTTGCCGGCGCGCTCGGCAATCCTCACCGCGCCCTCCCGCCCGCCGGCGCCGTGCCGTCGGGCTTGACGAGGACCTGCTGCGCCGCGCGCCGGAGCGGCTCGCCGAGCCCCGACGCGCGGAGCTTCTGCGCGTACTGGGCCAGCGTGAGCATGTCCCGGATGCTGTCCTTGCGGCCCGCCGCCGCCCGGCGCCTGAGCTCCTCGAACACCCCGCGCAGCAGATCCTCGTCCACCGCCGGGCACTTGAGCCGCAGGATCTCCTCCTGCAACGCCCAGGGCGGCGAGACGATCTCGATCTTCGGCTTGAGCCGGCTCTGGATATAGCCCGGCAGCTCGTACACGCTCGCATCGTCGTTCATCGTCACGCAGAGCCGGAAGTCGGGATGGGCGTGCACCTTGACGGCGGCCAGCGCGCTCTCCACGTAGCGGCGGTCGTCCATGAGCGGGGCCAGCGCCGCCCAGCTCCGCTCCGGCATCCGGTTGCCCTCGTCCAGCAAGAGCACCCCGCCACGGACCATGGCCGTCACCACGCTCGAGGCGCGGTACTCCACGCGCCGGTCGCCCGTGAGCACGGGGGTGATCAGCAGATCCTCGGGGCGCGTGTCCGTCGTGCACTGGAAGATGTAGACCGCGCGGCCCAGCCGGCGCGCCACCGCGCAGCCGAGCGTCGTCTTGCCGAGCCCCGGCTCGCCGATGAGTCGCGGATTGAGCGGCGGCTCCACGGCTGAGAGCCTGAGCCAGGCGGCCTCGAGCTGGCGGGCATAGTCGTGGTAGTCTACCCACTCGCTCTCGTGATCGTCGGCGGCGGCCAGCGTGACCTCCACGCCCTGGATCGTGACCCTGCCCATCGTCATCGGGATCTCCTCTGCCCCCAGTGTCGGCCGCGGGTGTGACAGCGGGGGTCAGAGCAGCTCATCCCCTCACCCAGTGCTCGACCGGCCGGGCGAGGAACTCTCCGATGGCGATACCGTCTCCGCCCACGAGCAGCGTGCGTGCCCCTCCGTGCGCCTCTGCGAAGGCCACGAGCCCGGGCGGGACCTCGCGGGACCGCCCGCTTTTCACCTCGATGGCCGTCAGCGTCCGGCCCGCGCGCGCCACGAACTCCACCTCGCGGTTACGGTCCCGCCAGTAGAAGAGCTTGCACACCCCCGCGGCCGCTGCGTTCGCCAGATGGGCCCCGACCGCCGACTCGACCAGCCGGCCCCACAGCTCCCGGTCGGCACGGGCTTCCTCGAGCGCGAGCCCCATGGGCGCGGTCATGAGGGCGGTGTTCAGCACCTGGAGCTTGGGGCTCGAGCCGCGCTGGCGGACGGCCGCCCCGGCGTACTTCTGGAGCCCCTCGAGCATCCCGGCCGCCGCCAGCAGGTCGAGGTAATGCGCCAGGGTGGTGGTGTTGCCGGCGTCCTGGAGCTGGCCCAGCATCTTGGTGTAGGAGAGGATCTGCCCGGAGTAGCGGCACCCGAGCTCGAAGAGCCGGCGGAGGAGCGCGGGCTTGTCGACCCGCGAGAGCAGCAGCACGTCGCGGGCGATCGTGGTCTCGACCAGCGAATCAAGGACGTAGCGCGCCCAGCGCGACGGCTCGCCGACGAGCGGGGCCGCGCCCGGATAGCCGCCGTGGAAGATATACGTGTCCAGCGACCAGCCGAAGGCCTCCCGCATCTCGGCGAACGACCAGTGCTGAAGCTGCAGCACCTCGAAGCGCCCGGC is part of the Candidatus Rokuibacteriota bacterium genome and encodes:
- a CDS encoding AAA family ATPase; protein product: MTMGRVTIQGVEVTLAAADDHESEWVDYHDYARQLEAAWLRLSAVEPPLNPRLIGEPGLGKTTLGCAVARRLGRAVYIFQCTTDTRPEDLLITPVLTGDRRVEYRASSVVTAMVRGGVLLLDEGNRMPERSWAALAPLMDDRRYVESALAAVKVHAHPDFRLCVTMNDDASVYELPGYIQSRLKPKIEIVSPPWALQEEILRLKCPAVDEDLLRGVFEELRRRAAAGRKDSIRDMLTLAQYAQKLRASGLGEPLRRAAQQVLVKPDGTAPAGGRAR
- a CDS encoding DUF4143 domain-containing protein, producing AGRFEVLQLQHWSFAEMREAFGWSLDTYIFHGGYPGAAPLVGEPSRWARYVLDSLVETTIARDVLLLSRVDKPALLRRLFELGCRYSGQILSYTKMLGQLQDAGNTTTLAHYLDLLAAAGMLEGLQKYAGAAVRQRGSSPKLQVLNTALMTAPMGLALEEARADRELWGRLVESAVGAHLANAAAAGVCKLFYWRDRNREVEFVARAGRTLTAIEVKSGRSREVPPGLVAFAEAHGGARTLLVGGDGIAIGEFLARPVEHWVRG